A genomic region of Halichondria panicea chromosome 5, odHalPani1.1, whole genome shotgun sequence contains the following coding sequences:
- the LOC135336685 gene encoding TNF receptor-associated factor 4-like: protein MASYDQRNVFDLHQYQWSFIDNPITEDDLCSRCGKILKEPMLTECCGTHLCRTCAEPDFIEGKLNECPGCNQPSVTCILDRPKWKNILCLKVKCPMKERGCQWNGDIQSIHDHLTVDCKYMDFECSNGCGESLERHDLPDHLENACPKRSVACQHCNQVGALENIVGDHLFICFEYIIPCPNGCGEQIKQFSYYNQHSEDCTHLIVPCPFNFVGCSALFERRLMPQHLIEDNQKHTHLQSKFICSKLEKRNNEFLQQMEVSERLYKYYQEVSKMNTDEMRESIEQQIERTTSRRAQKIENGTKKSIQRIVNCENRFEQTHKHLENTVKMLLTKAPNTLWEINHNVIQFESKLYSGQFSEIWTGLHHRKHQVAIKKHKTGSMTPSKFLQEAYMLSTLHHYNILTLHGVGTSQEPLLIVTEYLIHGNLINFFNSTKKENFSVGLKMIEQVHGIWNGLS, encoded by the coding sequence ATGGCAAGTTATGATCAGAGAAATGTGTTCGATCTACACCAGTATCAGTGGTCTTTTATTGATAATCCAATAACAGAAGACGATTTGTGCAGTCGATGTGGTAAAATCCTCAAGGAACCAATGCTAACTGAATGCTGTGGAACACATCTCTGCAGAACATGTGCTGAGCCTGACTTCATTGAAGGAAAACTTAATGAATGCCCTGGTTGTAATCAGCCGTCTGTTACGTGCATCCTAGATAGACCAAAATGGAAGAATATTCTTTGTTTAAAAGTGAAGTGCCCAATGAAAGAAAGAGGTTGCCAGTGGAATGGAGACATTCAAAGCATCCACGATCACTTGACTGTGGACTGCAAGTATATGGATTTTGAGTGCAGTAATGGATGTGGTGAGAGTCTTGAAAGACATGATCTCCCTGATCATCTAGAAAATGCTTGCCCCAAACGCTCTGTGGCATGCCAACATTGCAATCAAGTGGGTGCATTAGAGAACATTGTTGGTGATCATCTTTTTATCTGCTTTGAATATATTATTCCTTGCCCCAATGGTTGTGGAGAGCAAATAAAGCAGTTTAGTTACTATAATCAACATTCAGAAGATTGTACCCACTTGATTGTACCATGTCCCTTCAATTTCGTTGGTTGTAGTGCTCTATTTGAGAGAAGGTTGATGCCCCAACACCTTATAGAAGACAATCAAAAGCATACTCATCTTCAGTCGAAATTCATCTGCAGCAAATTAGAAAAGAGAAATAACGAATTTCTTCAGCAGATGGAAGTAAGTGAAAGGCTATACAAATACTATCAAGAGGTGAGCAAAATGAATACTGATGAAATGAGGGAGTCAATTGAGCAACAGATAGAACGTACTACTTCAAGACGTGCGCAAAAGATTGAAAATGGTACAAAGAAATCAATTCAGAGAATTGTCAATTGCGAGAATAGATTTGAACAAACACATAAGCATCTGGAAAACACAGTGAAAATGTTGTTAACAAAAGCACCCAATACACTGTGGGAAATAAACCACAACGTGATTCAGTTCGAAAGTAAACTGTATTCTGGTCAATTCAGTGAAATATGGACAGGACTACATCATCGAAAGCATCAAGTTGCTATCAAAAAACATAAGACGGGTTCAATGACGCCATCGAAATTCCTTCAAGAAGCGTACATGCTGAGCACTCTACATCATTACAATATTCTGACACTCCATGGTGTAGGCACAAGCCAAGAACCTCTCCTTATTGTCACTGAATATTTGATTCATGGTAATTTGATCAACTTTTTTAATAGCACGAAGAAGGAAAACTTTAGTGTTGGCCTGAAAATGATTGAGCAAGTGCATGGCATCTGGAATGGCTTATCTTGA